The Vanessa atalanta chromosome 2, ilVanAtal1.2, whole genome shotgun sequence genome has a segment encoding these proteins:
- the LOC125071949 gene encoding esterase FE4-like isoform X2, which produces MYWLAIFSCLLYSVLCADPESRLVQLDQGPVRGYKDVNEGIFVFSSLPYATAPTGRDRFKAPLQPPTWSEPFEAVEKNIKCIQANYINITGTNSQEDCLIANIYVPEKIDRKLPVVVYVHGGAYIIGWGSLLEPKNLVKSNKVIAVTFNYRLGAHGFLCLGTKDVPGNAGMKDQVALLRWVNKNIAKFGGNPDEVTIAGYSAGSSAVDLLMISKMAQGLFKRVIPESGANTAAFSIQSDPIMNAKEYAKLINFENVEDFNALEEFYKTESIEVLNSPNVMERKDSTFLMSPCVERDVGQERFLDDNPVQILKSGNYKKLPMLYGFAEMEGLFRMPLFEVWKDQMNVKFSDFLPHDLKFTDENEKEQVANKIKQFYFGNKMVGDETVQGYIDYFTDIIFAYPTLRSIKMHVENGNNQIYLYEYSFVDHNGPINPHTNIRGADHCSQTQAVLDGLWTEKDEKLISSDYKKIKSVVRELWLNFMTTGNPVPADSKLPAWQPVGTEWSPHMSINRTLEMRGSLLKKRTLFWEEIYDKYYRFPLIPTDPFSKKIEL; this is translated from the exons ATGTATTGGCTTGCAATATTTTCTTGTCTTTTATATTCAGTACTTTGCGCTGATCCTGAATCTCGCTTAGTGCAGCTGGATCAGGGTCCCGTGCGTGGATATAAAGATGTCAATGAAGGTATATTTGTCTTCAGCAGTTTACCGTACGCCACAGCCCCGACTGGACGGGACAGATTCAAG gctCCTCTACAACCACCAACCTGGTCTGAACCGTTTGAAGCTGTggaaaagaatattaaatgcatacaagccaattatataaatataactggcACAAATTCTCAAGAAGATTGTCTTATTGCCAACATTTACGTCCCAGAAAAAATTGATAGAAAACTTCCAGTCGTTGTTTACGTCCACGGCGGTGCTTATATTATAGGTTGGGGAAGCTTATTGGAACCCaaaaatttagttaaaagcAACAAAGTTATCGCGGTAACATTTAACTACAGATTAGGAGCACACGGATTCCTTTGTCTAGGTACAAAAGATGTGCCTGGTAATGCTGGTATGAAGGACCAAGTTGCATTACTACGCTGggttaacaaaaatattgctaaatttGGCGGTAATCCTGATGAAGTCACAATAGCAGGATATAGTGCCGGTTCTTCCGCGGTAGATCTTCTAATGATATCAAAAATGGCACAAGGTTTATTTAAAAGGGTTATCCCAGAGAGTGGTGCAAATACCGCAGCGTTTAGTATCCAATCCGATCCCATTATGAACGCAAAGGAGTACGCAAAACTGATTAATTTCGAAAATGTAGAAGACTTCAACGCTTTAGAAGAATTTTACAAGACAGAATCCATTGAAGTATTAAATTCACCAAATGTCATGGAAAGGAAAGATTCTACTTTTTTGATGTCTCCATGTGTGGAGCGTGATGTAGGTCAAGAACGATTTCTTGATGATAATCCAGTTCAGATATTAAAGTCTGGTAACTATAAAAAACTTCCCATGTTGTACGGATTTGCTGAAATGGAAGGATTATTCCGCATGCCTCTTTTTGAAGTTTGGAAGGATCAGATGAATGTAAAATTCTCAGATTTTCTCCCGCACGATTTAAAGTTCACTgatgaaaatgaaaaagaacaagttgcaaacaaaattaaacaattttacttcGGTAATAAAATGGTAGGAGACGAAACGGTTCAAGGGTATATCGACTACTTCACAGATATTATTTTTGCATATCCAACACTAAGATCAATAAAGATGCACGTGGAAAATGGAAataaccaaatatatttatacgagtACTCGTTTGTAGACCACAATGGCCCAATAAATCCACATACTAATATTCGTGGAGCAGATCATTGTTCTCAAACACAAGCCGTTTTAGATGGACTTTGGACCGAAAAGgatgaaaaattaatttcatccgACTATAAGAAGATTAAATCAGTTGTAAGAGAATTATGGTTAAACTTTATGACAACTGG AAATCCAGTACCAGCTGATTCTAAGCTACCAGCATGGCAGCCAGTGGGTACGGAGTGGTCACCACATATGTCTATCAATAGAACTTTAGAAATGAGAGGATCTTTGTTGAAGAAAAGGACGTTATTCTGGGAAGAAatttacgataaatattatCGTTTCCCATTGATACCAACAGATCCTTTTTCCAAGAAAATTGAGCTTTAA